In Sodalis ligni, a single genomic region encodes these proteins:
- a CDS encoding VirB3 family type IV secretion system protein: protein MTTLNKALTRPAAIMGIPLVPFVIVSGTIVLLSVYLSYYLALLLIPAWMEMKSKARTDIHYFGLLWLAFKTRGRFATNRHYGANAILANRYDAVDVSEFAHKMKLNERITLDKYIPYSSHIHPQVIRNRHGDLVATWELAGAVFECEDEHHLTFLATHLNNVIRSYEGLPVTFYIHRIREQYRDAFEAHSGIPFSDEVSERYYRPIKDKPFWRHRLFFTVCYAPFSRLEKKAMKMQPVGKRHAALDDALKAMLEHHEALTSALSRHMATPLGVYEENGRVYSSQLAFYHRLMTGKWQKVAVTRSPFYDTLSTPDVFFSTDTAECQTVGGSRFFRSLEIKDYSPQTHTGLLDALLYAESEYVLTQSFTCMARDEAQNHIRLAEKRLNSADDDALSQREELIVLRDLLQSGHISCGKYHFSLLVSSDSADQVVKDTNALTQPFADLGIMTSLSTLSLPAAYLAQLPGRTLRPRLVALSSQNYADMASLHNFHPHKRDGNPWGEAIAILTSPGGGGYYLNLHDSQAGRDDFNEKTPGNTAIIGKTGSGKTLLMTMMQQLMQKYRNPATFAASATLKRLTTVFFDKDRAAEMSIRQMGGRYFRIRTGVPTGFNPFSLAPNRRNISFIKRLIRMLCRRNGKPLDPRDEERISTAVDTIMLDYPPEYRRYGITRLLEVLPESPTKDARTNGLRIRLKQWAQGGEFGWVFDNEKDTFNISDIDNFGIDGTEFLDDDDIRGPSTFYLLYRVTSLLDGRRLVMFMDEFWKWLADVEFSRFSLNMLKVIRKLNGIFVPATQSPDEIVKHPIAPAIIEQCGTQLFLANPKASHADYVEKMKVPESVYDIVRNLDPGEHYMVVLKTPLRAGETRPFVSMAKMDLSGVGKITKLLSGSEDNLKIFDAIYQDGMTPEEWKASFLEQAI from the coding sequence ATGACCACGCTGAACAAGGCGCTGACGCGCCCCGCCGCCATCATGGGCATTCCCCTCGTGCCGTTCGTTATCGTCAGCGGGACCATCGTCCTGCTGTCGGTCTATCTCAGCTATTACCTGGCGTTGCTGCTTATTCCGGCCTGGATGGAAATGAAGTCCAAAGCGCGAACGGATATCCATTATTTCGGTCTGCTCTGGCTGGCGTTTAAAACCCGTGGCCGGTTTGCCACCAACCGGCATTACGGCGCGAACGCCATCCTGGCTAATCGCTATGATGCCGTCGATGTTTCGGAGTTCGCCCATAAGATGAAGCTAAACGAGCGCATCACGCTGGATAAATACATTCCGTATTCCTCTCATATTCACCCCCAGGTGATAAGGAATCGCCATGGCGACCTGGTTGCTACCTGGGAGCTGGCTGGAGCCGTATTTGAATGCGAGGATGAACATCACCTGACCTTTCTGGCAACCCATCTCAACAATGTTATTCGTTCGTATGAAGGGCTGCCGGTCACTTTCTATATTCACCGCATAAGAGAGCAATACCGGGATGCGTTTGAGGCCCATTCGGGTATTCCCTTTTCGGACGAAGTCTCAGAGCGTTATTACCGGCCGATAAAGGATAAGCCGTTCTGGCGGCACCGACTGTTTTTCACCGTCTGTTATGCGCCGTTCTCGCGGCTGGAGAAAAAGGCCATGAAGATGCAGCCTGTCGGGAAAAGGCACGCCGCACTGGATGACGCCCTGAAAGCGATGCTGGAGCATCATGAGGCGCTGACATCCGCCCTGTCCCGCCATATGGCAACGCCATTAGGCGTTTATGAAGAAAACGGGCGGGTGTATTCCTCACAACTGGCGTTTTATCACCGCCTGATGACCGGCAAATGGCAGAAGGTCGCGGTGACCCGCTCACCGTTTTACGACACGCTCAGCACACCGGATGTCTTCTTTAGCACCGATACTGCCGAGTGCCAGACGGTCGGCGGCTCCCGTTTTTTCCGCAGCCTGGAAATCAAAGACTACTCGCCCCAAACCCATACGGGTTTACTGGATGCGCTGTTGTATGCCGAAAGCGAGTATGTACTGACGCAATCCTTCACCTGCATGGCGCGGGATGAAGCGCAGAATCACATCCGGCTGGCGGAAAAGCGACTGAACTCGGCGGATGATGACGCCCTTTCGCAGCGCGAAGAACTGATTGTGTTGCGTGACCTGCTCCAGTCCGGGCATATCTCGTGCGGGAAATACCACTTTTCCCTGCTGGTATCCTCAGACAGCGCCGACCAGGTGGTAAAAGACACCAACGCGCTGACCCAGCCCTTTGCCGACCTCGGCATCATGACGTCCCTGTCCACCCTGTCGTTACCCGCCGCATACCTCGCGCAACTGCCGGGGCGTACACTACGTCCTCGGCTGGTTGCCCTCAGCAGCCAGAACTATGCCGATATGGCGAGCCTGCATAACTTCCATCCTCACAAACGGGACGGCAACCCCTGGGGCGAGGCCATCGCCATCCTGACATCGCCGGGCGGCGGCGGTTATTACCTGAATCTGCACGACAGTCAGGCCGGGCGGGATGATTTCAACGAAAAAACACCGGGCAATACGGCGATTATCGGTAAAACGGGGTCAGGCAAGACTCTGCTGATGACGATGATGCAACAACTGATGCAGAAATACCGGAACCCGGCGACATTTGCCGCTTCGGCCACCCTTAAACGACTGACCACCGTTTTTTTTGACAAAGACCGGGCAGCAGAGATGTCGATACGTCAGATGGGTGGGCGTTACTTTCGCATCCGCACCGGTGTCCCCACCGGCTTTAATCCGTTTTCACTGGCGCCGAACCGGCGAAACATCAGTTTTATTAAACGACTTATACGGATGCTGTGTCGCCGCAACGGCAAGCCGCTCGACCCACGCGACGAAGAGCGTATCAGCACCGCCGTAGATACCATCATGCTGGACTACCCACCGGAATACCGTCGTTACGGGATTACACGGCTACTGGAAGTGCTGCCGGAGTCGCCGACCAAAGACGCCCGGACCAACGGGCTACGCATCCGATTGAAACAATGGGCGCAGGGCGGCGAATTCGGTTGGGTATTTGATAACGAGAAAGACACATTTAACATTAGCGACATTGATAATTTTGGTATTGACGGCACGGAATTCCTGGACGATGACGACATCCGCGGCCCCAGCACCTTTTACCTGCTGTACCGCGTGACCAGCCTGCTGGACGGACGGCGACTGGTGATGTTTATGGACGAGTTTTGGAAGTGGCTGGCCGACGTCGAGTTTTCCCGGTTCTCGCTTAATATGCTCAAGGTTATCCGCAAACTGAACGGCATCTTTGTCCCCGCCACCCAGTCGCCCGATGAAATCGTTAAGCATCCCATCGCCCCGGCGATTATTGAGCAGTGCGGCACACAACTATTCCTCGCCAACCCGAAGGCCAGCCATGCGGATTACGTGGAAAAAATGAAAGTGCCGGAAAGCGTATATGACATCGTGCGCAATCTTGATCCGGGCGAACACTATATGGTGGTACTGAAAACGCCCCTGCGTGCCGGCGAAACTCGACCTTTTGTGTCGATGGCAAAAATGGACCTGTCGGGCGTCGGGAAAATCACCAAATTGCTGAGCGGGAGCGAAGACAACCTGAAAATATTCGACGCCATTTATCAGGACGGCATGACGCCCGAGGAATGGAAAGCGTCATTTCTTGAACAGGCAATATAA
- a CDS encoding EexN family lipoprotein: protein MKTSFCIFPIIFGALSMTGCDNPKSKQWYKEHPDEMNQQYKVCESSGNDSQDCRNAREARFELRQDNAKVPDLN, encoded by the coding sequence ATGAAAACGTCTTTTTGCATTTTCCCGATTATTTTTGGTGCGTTATCGATGACGGGATGTGATAACCCGAAATCAAAGCAATGGTACAAAGAACATCCGGATGAAATGAACCAGCAATATAAGGTGTGCGAATCGTCCGGCAATGATTCTCAAGATTGCCGAAATGCACGTGAAGCCCGATTCGAACTCCGTCAGGATAATGCCAAAGTTCCCGATCTAAATTAA
- a CDS encoding AlpA family transcriptional regulator, translated as MTSHQLLRLKQVEDKTGLKRSQIYLYMKIGSFPRSIKIGPASVAWLESEIDEWINLKLTNR; from the coding sequence GTGACATCCCATCAGTTATTACGTCTGAAACAAGTTGAAGACAAAACCGGTCTGAAGCGCTCGCAAATCTATCTGTATATGAAAATCGGCAGTTTCCCGCGCTCAATTAAGATTGGCCCGGCCAGCGTGGCATGGCTCGAATCTGAAATTGATGAATGGATTAACTTGAAATTAACCAACCGCTGA
- a CDS encoding DUF2857 domain-containing protein produces MIPSLNYAVLTDALHALKEGNIRHCEALGFTFDEMNALNQLSLDELFIISRASAQFMAVTVHHDALHQILALSRQEVQRQQQINRAMTLGGSIALLNQYFGLTSNEVCIRRRLLGIIIPHGRTPIPDEETDAEIWRRWQKRHPGNIASLNALDVMMQVTEELSSQGNGPSLTAVLNRITLCEKEALDRRTSHAG; encoded by the coding sequence ATGATCCCATCACTGAATTACGCCGTATTAACCGACGCCCTGCATGCCCTTAAGGAAGGCAACATTCGCCACTGCGAAGCGCTGGGTTTCACTTTCGATGAAATGAACGCCCTCAATCAGCTGTCCCTGGATGAACTGTTTATCATCAGCCGGGCATCAGCGCAATTTATGGCTGTCACTGTCCATCATGACGCTTTACACCAAATCCTGGCATTGTCGCGTCAGGAAGTTCAGCGCCAGCAACAGATTAACCGGGCCATGACGTTGGGCGGTTCGATTGCGCTACTGAACCAATATTTTGGCCTCACCTCCAATGAAGTCTGCATCCGTCGCCGGTTGCTGGGGATCATTATCCCTCATGGCCGGACGCCCATACCAGATGAAGAGACCGATGCCGAGATCTGGCGACGATGGCAGAAACGCCATCCGGGAAATATCGCATCGCTCAACGCGCTGGATGTCATGATGCAGGTAACCGAAGAATTGTCCTCACAAGGGAATGGTCCGTCCCTCACTGCCGTCTTGAACCGTATTACGCTTTGCGAAAAAGAAGCGTTGGACAGGAGGACATCGCATGCCGGATGA
- a CDS encoding 3-deoxy-7-phosphoheptulonate synthase — protein sequence MWTVDSWQRATIAQDVQYDDNEDLHRVLARLHTLPPLISPHEITKLQAELSEAQEGRSFVLQAGDCAERFKDCTPEIIVKQVCTLMRMQSVLAHDLKLPIVCIGRIAGQYAKPRSEPFESRDGITLPSFRGDIINSLEFSSEARRYDPARLFEAYAHSAFTLNMVRNLLDEGLPDIDKPDTWNLAGMENDYNTKGYHHFASRALDSARPASAFSINKHRNYGLCYTSHEALHLHYEQALTRAMPDDKWTNLGTHFPWLGLRTGMPEGAHMEYLRGISNPIAVKVGPNTTAAQLLYTIDILNPSNSSGKLCLITRMGKSHIARKLPPLLDAIKREGRHVLWMVDPMHGNTENTASGYKTRQFNRICSEIEIAIDLHQTAGTRLGGVHLEISGEDVTECLGGAIGLCESDLPSYYRSAVDPRLNASQAVEMAFFLASRMRQETR from the coding sequence ATGTGGACCGTTGACTCCTGGCAGCGGGCAACCATAGCACAAGATGTTCAATACGACGATAACGAAGATTTACATCGTGTGCTGGCTCGTTTGCACACGCTTCCACCATTGATTTCTCCTCATGAGATTACGAAACTCCAGGCTGAACTTTCAGAAGCTCAAGAGGGCCGCTCATTCGTGTTGCAAGCGGGCGATTGCGCTGAACGATTTAAAGACTGCACTCCTGAAATTATAGTCAAGCAGGTATGTACACTCATGAGGATGCAAAGCGTATTGGCTCATGACTTGAAGCTCCCCATTGTCTGCATTGGCAGAATTGCAGGACAATATGCAAAGCCACGTAGCGAGCCTTTCGAATCTCGCGATGGCATTACCCTACCCTCATTCCGCGGAGATATTATAAATAGCTTAGAGTTCTCATCTGAGGCACGCCGTTATGACCCGGCTCGCTTATTTGAGGCATACGCTCACTCCGCATTTACGCTTAATATGGTCAGAAATCTATTGGATGAAGGATTGCCCGATATAGATAAACCTGACACTTGGAATCTGGCGGGCATGGAAAACGACTATAACACAAAAGGATACCATCACTTTGCTTCCAGGGCTTTAGATTCAGCGCGACCCGCCTCGGCATTTTCAATTAATAAACACAGAAATTATGGACTCTGCTATACCTCCCATGAGGCGCTGCACTTACATTATGAGCAGGCATTAACACGCGCTATGCCGGATGATAAGTGGACAAATTTGGGAACGCATTTCCCTTGGCTTGGTCTGCGTACCGGGATGCCCGAAGGGGCCCATATGGAGTACCTCCGTGGAATATCCAATCCAATTGCGGTAAAAGTTGGTCCTAATACTACAGCGGCACAGTTGCTATATACAATCGACATTCTCAATCCGTCAAACTCCTCTGGAAAACTTTGTTTAATTACGAGAATGGGCAAAAGCCATATTGCTAGGAAACTTCCGCCATTACTCGATGCAATTAAGCGAGAGGGGCGCCATGTGCTTTGGATGGTTGATCCTATGCATGGCAATACTGAAAACACCGCCTCTGGCTACAAGACGCGACAATTCAATCGGATATGTTCCGAAATCGAGATAGCCATCGATCTTCATCAGACGGCAGGAACACGACTTGGAGGAGTTCACCTTGAAATATCCGGGGAGGACGTTACCGAGTGTCTTGGTGGCGCGATCGGTCTCTGTGAGTCTGATCTTCCCTCGTACTATAGGAGCGCTGTGGATCCGAGGCTCAATGCCTCCCAGGCTGTAGAAATGGCATTCTTTCTAGCTAGCAGAATGCGACAGGAAACCCGATAG
- a CDS encoding SDR family NAD(P)-dependent oxidoreductase, with product MHDDGFKLAIVSRSAERIEKAAGEIGQDVLWSAVDLSHKEKAFEAIQSLAQKMGKIRLLVNNVGSIQSVSVDSPFAQAIENWDAVLIANLTSAFIVSLAALPYIESPGGRIINISSIAGLAGSSRPGGLAYSAAKAGVLGFTRCLARELGSKGITVNAIAPGLIANTDLLVDL from the coding sequence CTGCATGATGACGGTTTCAAGCTGGCAATCGTATCGCGAAGCGCTGAGCGGATCGAAAAAGCTGCAGGTGAAATCGGCCAAGATGTACTTTGGTCGGCCGTTGATCTCAGCCATAAGGAGAAAGCTTTTGAAGCAATTCAGTCATTGGCGCAGAAAATGGGTAAAATTCGACTTTTGGTCAACAATGTAGGATCAATCCAAAGCGTGAGTGTCGATAGTCCCTTTGCTCAGGCTATCGAGAATTGGGATGCAGTGCTCATAGCCAACCTGACTAGCGCATTCATCGTATCGCTTGCTGCCTTGCCTTATATAGAATCCCCTGGAGGACGCATAATCAATATAAGTTCCATCGCTGGATTGGCTGGAAGTAGCCGACCTGGAGGGCTTGCGTATTCAGCGGCAAAAGCTGGAGTCTTGGGATTTACACGTTGCCTGGCCCGTGAACTTGGTAGTAAAGGAATAACTGTAAACGCGATCGCACCAGGACTAATTGCCAATACCGATCTTTTGGTGGACCTTTAG
- a CDS encoding type IV secretion system protein yields MRTRYSILVLSLFISAPSISAGIPVFDAVQNAESITQWTEKLKQWEETVTHYKSEINAYKQQLATATGVRDIQGFLSDARSLKTDIDALRKNGISLNDLLTNQNGSYSSELQSLYNKYKSFDVCNQSSTSQNYLASCKQIVLNQAVSIENTSDVENRITSTLSDISELSDRITNAQDSKESQDLANAVAAKSVQLNALTSQWEMSVKQSEQRAALLAQQRQKAFNEQQLAAPVPDFNN; encoded by the coding sequence ATGCGTACCCGATATAGCATCCTGGTGTTATCGTTGTTTATTTCCGCCCCATCGATAAGCGCCGGAATACCGGTTTTCGATGCCGTGCAGAATGCGGAATCCATTACCCAGTGGACTGAAAAACTCAAGCAATGGGAAGAAACCGTGACGCACTATAAAAGCGAGATTAACGCCTATAAGCAGCAATTAGCCACGGCGACGGGCGTACGGGATATTCAGGGCTTCCTCAGCGACGCCAGAAGCCTGAAAACCGATATTGATGCGCTGCGCAAGAATGGCATTTCGCTGAATGACCTGCTCACCAACCAGAACGGTTCATATTCCTCTGAACTTCAGAGCCTATATAATAAATATAAATCTTTCGATGTCTGCAATCAGTCCAGCACGTCACAAAATTACCTGGCAAGCTGCAAACAAATCGTTCTCAATCAGGCGGTGTCCATTGAGAACACCAGCGATGTGGAAAACAGGATCACCAGCACACTCAGCGATATATCAGAGTTATCTGACCGCATAACCAATGCGCAGGACTCGAAAGAGTCACAGGATCTGGCTAACGCCGTGGCGGCCAAAAGCGTACAATTAAATGCGCTGACCAGCCAGTGGGAAATGTCTGTCAAACAGTCAGAGCAGCGTGCGGCCCTCCTGGCTCAGCAGCGGCAAAAAGCCTTCAATGAACAGCAACTCGCTGCGCCCGTTCCTGATTTTAATAACTGA
- a CDS encoding lytic transglycosylase domain-containing protein: MLSPTAFLAAAMQCAASVHPSTSFDVARVESGFNPYAIAEIVPKNERLHGRKGVISHLPTNKADAVGIVRRLATQGRRYSVGLMQITSTNFRHYGVTAGDLLDPCTNLSVFERILTDCYRRGGSLKRALSCYYSGNFDTGQQQEPAFNQSSYVQRIGYIVPSTQDDKQRHAAVKAGPEMRYPATVLRGEITDNSTPVQASLRYPNAVIRGDLPVPVSQEEK, translated from the coding sequence ATGCTTTCCCCCACCGCCTTTCTGGCGGCGGCCATGCAGTGCGCCGCCAGTGTTCATCCGTCCACGTCGTTCGATGTCGCCCGCGTCGAATCAGGTTTTAACCCTTACGCCATCGCGGAGATTGTGCCGAAGAATGAGCGCCTCCATGGCCGCAAAGGCGTTATTTCTCATCTGCCCACTAACAAGGCGGACGCCGTCGGTATCGTCAGACGATTGGCTACTCAAGGACGCCGCTATTCGGTCGGGCTGATGCAAATCACCAGCACCAATTTTCGCCATTACGGCGTCACCGCCGGTGACCTGCTTGACCCCTGCACCAATCTTTCCGTCTTTGAGCGCATCCTCACCGACTGTTACCGGCGTGGCGGCTCCCTGAAACGCGCGCTCAGTTGCTACTACTCCGGCAATTTCGATACCGGCCAACAGCAGGAACCCGCTTTTAACCAGTCCAGCTATGTGCAGCGTATCGGCTACATCGTCCCGTCGACTCAGGATGATAAACAACGCCATGCCGCCGTAAAAGCGGGGCCGGAGATGCGTTATCCCGCCACCGTCCTGCGCGGTGAGATTACCGACAACTCCACGCCAGTACAGGCATCCCTGCGCTACCCCAACGCCGTTATTCGCGGCGATTTACCCGTCCCTGTTTCCCAAGAGGAGAAATGA
- the virB9 gene encoding P-type conjugative transfer protein VirB9: MMLKNSLGLTLILASYVAWGAAMPRGSAWDSRMQNVVYNGQNATVVNTRPGYVTTLLFDDDEEVIDAQAGFPKGWTVTRSDNRVGVSPNPITQPVTDASGNNVSQVFLPTAKDWKTNLFVVTSKRDYSLELNVLDNDSPSQAFVIRYHYPEEVRRQSDAASATRLKMLRETQEKQQIATAFKQATTPRNWRYTKRVAAGSASIAPDFTYDDGRFTYIGFSPVKILPSAFLVVNGQEQAVTPRIVGQGNYTVMVVRTLSPRLVLRYGTAVVGIENAAYGQATVAGGDTVSSAVTLEAK, encoded by the coding sequence ATGATGCTGAAAAATAGTCTGGGCCTTACCCTTATCCTGGCGTCATACGTGGCCTGGGGGGCCGCCATGCCGCGTGGAAGTGCCTGGGACAGCCGGATGCAGAACGTCGTTTACAACGGCCAGAACGCCACGGTCGTCAATACCCGACCCGGCTACGTCACCACGCTGCTGTTCGACGATGATGAGGAGGTTATTGATGCGCAGGCGGGCTTTCCCAAAGGCTGGACGGTGACCCGCAGCGATAACCGGGTGGGCGTCAGCCCGAACCCCATTACCCAGCCGGTGACGGATGCCAGCGGCAATAACGTCAGTCAGGTCTTTCTGCCGACCGCGAAAGACTGGAAAACCAATCTCTTTGTCGTGACGTCAAAACGCGATTATAGCCTGGAGCTGAACGTACTGGATAACGACTCGCCCTCGCAGGCTTTCGTTATCCGTTATCACTATCCGGAAGAGGTCCGCCGGCAATCAGATGCTGCCAGCGCGACCCGGTTGAAAATGCTGCGCGAAACGCAGGAAAAGCAGCAGATAGCAACGGCATTCAAACAGGCCACCACACCACGCAACTGGCGCTATACCAAACGGGTGGCGGCAGGCTCGGCATCCATAGCGCCGGACTTCACTTACGATGATGGCCGCTTTACCTATATCGGCTTTTCACCCGTCAAAATCCTTCCCTCTGCGTTTCTGGTCGTTAACGGTCAGGAACAAGCAGTCACGCCCCGAATTGTCGGCCAGGGCAATTACACCGTGATGGTGGTACGGACGTTGTCGCCGCGCCTGGTATTGCGCTACGGCACTGCCGTGGTAGGGATTGAAAACGCGGCATACGGGCAAGCCACGGTCGCCGGTGGCGACACCGTGTCATCCGCCGTCACGCTGGAGGCCAAATGA
- a CDS encoding virB8 family protein: protein MSEAEKVLASSRTFEAVILEKDERARKVAWLMAAVGFILAAMTIAALIILLPLKATEIELWSVDKQTGRYDYMTRIKERDISSEESLAHALAANYVKLREGYNYFSLQRDYDDVQLFNSDSVNKEYLDGFNSDQAPDVIFNKAEYVVYIDIISNVHAPATSPDHLATLRIRRTIRRIADNSVKTDVWNIRLTYRYLPRKQLTDSQREVNPMGFIVTSYQRDKELRTE from the coding sequence ATGTCTGAAGCAGAAAAAGTCCTTGCGTCATCCCGAACCTTTGAAGCCGTTATTCTGGAAAAGGATGAGCGCGCCAGGAAAGTCGCCTGGTTGATGGCGGCGGTCGGATTCATCCTGGCCGCAATGACCATTGCGGCCCTGATTATCCTGTTGCCGCTGAAAGCCACTGAGATTGAGTTGTGGTCGGTGGATAAACAGACCGGGCGTTATGACTATATGACTCGCATAAAAGAGCGGGATATTTCTTCTGAAGAATCGTTGGCGCATGCCTTAGCAGCAAACTACGTCAAGCTTCGCGAAGGGTATAACTATTTTTCGCTCCAGCGTGATTATGACGATGTGCAGTTATTTAATAGCGACAGCGTGAATAAAGAGTATCTGGACGGGTTTAACAGCGACCAGGCCCCGGATGTCATTTTCAATAAAGCGGAATATGTCGTGTATATCGACATTATTTCGAACGTCCATGCCCCCGCGACATCGCCCGACCATCTGGCAACATTGCGCATCAGACGCACCATACGCCGCATTGCGGATAACTCGGTCAAAACGGATGTCTGGAATATCCGCCTGACGTACCGCTACCTCCCACGCAAACAACTCACCGACAGCCAGCGCGAAGTGAACCCGATGGGTTTCATCGTCACCAGCTACCAGCGCGATAAAGAACTGAGGACTGAATGA
- a CDS encoding TrbC/VirB2 family protein, with protein sequence MTMQKRQYWPAVAYLLPASRVLAADSGFDKASDTLSNTSTGLLGLAAVTITLATMWIGYKVLFDGKSLSDMRNVIIGAILIVGASGFGAYWAA encoded by the coding sequence ATGACCATGCAAAAACGTCAATACTGGCCTGCGGTCGCTTACCTGTTACCCGCCTCCCGCGTACTGGCGGCGGACAGCGGATTTGATAAAGCCAGCGATACGCTGAGCAACACCTCCACCGGCCTGCTGGGGCTGGCCGCCGTCACCATCACGCTGGCCACCATGTGGATTGGCTACAAGGTGCTTTTCGACGGCAAAAGTCTTTCTGACATGCGCAACGTCATTATTGGCGCCATCTTGATTGTCGGCGCTTCGGGCTTCGGGGCGTACTGGGCGGCGTAG
- a CDS encoding nucleotidyltransferase: protein MSLEAKLSGWTGPSSDTEQSKQDRTERMIRQAIASHEPFNNCSLKIYAKGSYANNTNVRSDSDVDIAVECAEALYWDESEKGNRTSGEPYEGVWTPAKLKIELISAMEAKFPGQVDSTGSTAIQINSSSARIDADVVPCFSYQYYMKSETRDGTKIFKTDGSSIVNYPAQQIENGTAKNNRTGYAYKKELAY from the coding sequence ATGAGTCTGGAAGCTAAATTGTCTGGATGGACAGGTCCTTCGAGTGACACTGAACAGAGCAAACAGGATAGAACGGAACGGATGATTCGCCAAGCGATCGCTTCACACGAACCATTCAATAATTGCTCTTTAAAGATTTATGCGAAAGGCTCATATGCCAATAATACCAATGTGCGTTCAGACAGCGATGTAGATATAGCGGTTGAGTGTGCAGAGGCCCTGTATTGGGACGAGTCTGAGAAGGGGAATCGTACATCTGGTGAGCCCTATGAGGGAGTTTGGACTCCGGCAAAGCTTAAAATCGAGCTTATTTCTGCCATGGAAGCAAAATTTCCCGGTCAAGTTGATTCTACGGGCTCTACTGCTATACAAATAAATTCTAGCTCGGCTCGGATAGATGCTGATGTCGTGCCATGTTTTAGCTATCAGTATTACATGAAAAGCGAAACTAGAGACGGAACAAAAATATTTAAGACTGATGGCAGTAGCATTGTTAATTATCCTGCCCAACAAATAGAAAACGGAACAGCTAAGAATAACCGAACTGGTTATGCCTATAAAAAGGAGCTCGCCTATTAA
- a CDS encoding TraR/DksA family transcriptional regulator — protein MPDEIDRDQEFNEQRLEDMIEQNRFKSTATPSLYYCRLCGKPIPDKRRQTLPGVTTCIECQTALERRQR, from the coding sequence ATGCCGGATGAAATCGATCGCGATCAAGAATTTAATGAACAGCGTCTGGAGGATATGATTGAACAGAACCGTTTCAAATCGACTGCAACGCCATCATTGTATTACTGTCGCCTGTGCGGTAAACCCATTCCCGATAAACGGCGTCAGACTTTGCCGGGCGTGACAACCTGTATTGAATGCCAGACAGCACTTGAACGCCGTCAACGCTGA